The window ATATCTATTATAATTTTTATTCAGCTAAATAGTTTTCATTTATGCACCGATAGTATATTTACAATAATAATTTTTGCTCTTGGAGGTTAGTCTATGAGGGTCGTTAATATTTCCAATCTAAAAGGAGATGAAAAGATCGGCAAGCAGGTATTTGACAATACCGGAAGAATTTTGCTAAATGCAGGCACTAAATTGAGTCAGTTCTCTATTGATAAACTTATTAGCTTAGGTATCCAATCAGTTTATATAGATGATGAGATTTCAAAAGAAGTTGTTATAGATGAGGCAGTATCAGAGAATATACGTCAGATGGGTAAATATGCTCTTAAGGAGACAATGGAAAAGTATAGTAAAATCGGTACATCTGATAACAGCGATATAGTTAAAGCAGTAAACTCAATAATAGATGAAGTGTTTTCAAATAAAAATACACTAGTAAACGCTACGGAAATACGGACTTGTTGCAATTCTGTATTCTCTCACTCGGTAAATGTATGTGTATTGTCAAGCTTGGTAGGAATACACATGGGATACAACATGCTAAAACTCAAGGATATTGCTTTAGGAGCAATCCTACATGATATCGGTAAAATAATAATACAAAACGATAAGAAAACCCTTTTGGAGTTTAATTCAAAAAAAGATTCAGATATTTATATTGAATCAATGCATCCTAAAATTGGGCATGACTTTTTGGGGAGGGAAAATTTCTGCAGTACCCACTCAAAAATGGCAGTCTTAATGCATCATGAAAAGGTCGATGGAACTGGATATCCACTTAAGTTAAAAGGTAATGATATAAATGAAATAGCAAAGTTAGTTTCTGTTTGCAATACCTTTGTAAATTTGATTTCAGGAAAAGGGAATGAGCCCTCCAAATCGGTGAATGAGGCAGTTAAGCAAATATCCCAAATGAGCGGATACAGTTTCGATGACACTATTGTTAAAACTCTTACAATGAACGTAGCTACCTACCCATCAGGCACAGGAGTAGTACTAAACACTAATGAAAGCGGGCTGGTTTTACGGCAAAATTTATCAATGCCCCTAAGGCCTGTAGTTAAGGTTTTGTTAGACAAGGCAGGAGAGCCAATAGCAGAGCCCTATGAAATGGACTTACTAAAGGAGTCCAATATCCTTATAAAAGGAAATTGTGAACTATAAGTAGCTTATTGTATTAAAAAAATACCTCCCCAGCCTTAATCGTTTCCGATCATTGCTAAGAAGGAGGTGATGAGTCATTTTAATTGCACAACTTATACCAGTATATAATTATCAACACACTTATAATAAGTGATAATGCTCACTATTTTTTAAGTAAATGCTCACTATTTTTCCCGAAAAAAGTGAATATTATCATATTTCTTTTACAAAATATTACTGTTAGTATATAATAAGTAATTGAATAATATTGGGGAGATGGAAATATGTATCGAATTTTAATTGCTGAGAATCAGCCGCTTGTTAGAGAAGGTATTAAATTGATTCTTGAGCAGGATAGTGAAATAGACGTAATGGGTTTTGCATCTAATGGCAATGATGCTTTTAATATAATTAAACACAATAAAGTAGATTTGGTGCTAATGGATATTGTAATAGATGATTGTAATGGAATTGAGGCTACCGAAAAAATTAAGAAATTTGACCCATCTATTAAAGTACTTACCCTAACCTCCTTTTGCAATGAAGTTGACATAATAGAAATTATAAACGCTGGAGCTGATGGCTGCATATCAAAAAATATGGAATCTCTCAACTTAATTCTTGCTGTAAAAGGAACATTGAGTGGCCTTAAAATCTTTCACCACGATATATATGAAACTCTAATAAACAATTCAATTAGGCTTGGATATGAAATCAACAAATCACAAAAAGCTTGTTTGCATAAATTAACCCAAAATGAACTTGATATACTAAAGCTTATTGTAGAAGGAAAAAAGAATGAAGATATCTCAGAAGAAATCTGCTTAAGTGAGGGAAGGGTAAGAAACGTAATAACCGATTTGCTCTTAAAATTCAATGTGGACAACAGAACCCAACTGGCAGTGTTTGCAGTAAAGAACAAATTGATATAGGGGGGTAGGTTCAGCATATGCTATTATCCCCTAGGTATCAAGAAACTTACGTGTTTCATTAAGTGAATTATATATTGCAATTTCTTCGTCATTCTCCAAATGAGGCTTCTTAAGATTAGGGCTTTCCAACTCGCCCCCCATGTCCCTTATTATTTGCTTTGCCTTATCCTCCTGTCCCTCATTTGATTCGGCAATTACCTTACAATTTGCATCGGCTACCTCTTCAAATTTACCAATCCCGCTTACCATAGGGCTGGCTGCCACTAAAGGTGCCTTATCCCTGATTTCGCCATATGCACCTGACTCTAAAACTAATCCCGATAGGCTTACAGAAGTTTCAGTACCAGGAAGGTTTGTCTCTACATTCCTGTCATCACGGTAATGCTCATTCATATCAACAACAACTTTATTAAATCCCGCTTCCTTGAGTTTTGCAACAGTTTCATTTGCTGTTTTAATATTGCTGAAATATCCTTCAATTTTCATAGCTTATCCTTCTTTCATAATCACTTTTAATTTATTTTTTCATTTACATAAAAAATTATTCATTAAAGATTTATGACTTTTAATCTAAAATTAAATTTGAATAAATATCAGTAATCATGCAAAGCATATATAATGGTAAAACCGATTTGTAAGTTATGGAGGAACCGGATGAAAGCAATAGTATATGATGGTATAAAAGATGTAAAAGTCACAAATGTAGGTGATAACTGTATAAAGGTAGTATTAAAACCATCGTGATTTTCTTATGTATACTACCATAAAATTTATGAAACCAGGAGGCAATGTACTTCATGAAAGCAAACAAATTTGTAATTTCAGGTTTGAATGACCCTAAGGACATAAGAAATATCGAACAGACAATACTTCACTCACATGAAGGTATAAACGCAGTAAGAGTAGATATGGAGGCCAGTACAGTTACTGTTGACTACGATGAAGGCAGATATACCGAAGAGGATATTAAAAGCTTTGTAAGCCACACTGGTTTAAATGTAATAAAAGTTAAGTAATGTTAATGCTTACAGTTTAAAAAACGCACTAATCAACTATAATATTAGTGCGTTTTTTTATATGTCTTGACTTAATATGATTAAAAGTTTTTTCACATTTTATCCTATTCCCTTAAATTCCCGTTTCTTTATTTTGACAATACCGATTTGTTGTGGTATTGTAATAACAATTGAATACTGTTATCAAAGGTTCTTGAACACTAGATTGATAGTTCTTTAACTATGTTAAAAATGTTAATAATCTTATCACTTTTAATATATTAATAAGTTCGAGACTAAGAGGGAAACAGGTGTAAGTCCTGTACGGTCCCGCCGCTGTGATTGGTGAGGTTTCGCAAAATGCCACTGGATTAAATCCGGGAAGGCGTGAATCCTATGAACCTGAGTCAGAAGACCTGCCTTTGAATTAACACCAAAACTCTACGAGCGATAGGGAGGTGTAGGAATGCTTATTTATTATAACGATAATTATCCTTAAGTCTCTTAACCCTCTGGTTTAGAGACTTTATTTATGCTTATTGCCTTGACATTAAAAATGAATTGGAGTGAAAATTGCAATGAAAAAAAGAATACTGACTTTAATTTCTTTAGCTATACTGGCGTTTTTGCTTGTTGCATGCAGTAATACCCAGACTTCCGATGATGCTGCAAAACCAACAAGTACACTCGCAAATGCCCCTTTATACCCATTAACAATAACAGACTCATATGGAAGACAGGTAGAAATAGATGCAGAACCACAAAAAGTAATATCCATTGCCCCCAATATTACCGAGATGATTTATGCATTAGGCCGGTCTTCCAA of the Pseudobacteroides sp. genome contains:
- a CDS encoding HD-GYP domain-containing protein, with the translated sequence MRVVNISNLKGDEKIGKQVFDNTGRILLNAGTKLSQFSIDKLISLGIQSVYIDDEISKEVVIDEAVSENIRQMGKYALKETMEKYSKIGTSDNSDIVKAVNSIIDEVFSNKNTLVNATEIRTCCNSVFSHSVNVCVLSSLVGIHMGYNMLKLKDIALGAILHDIGKIIIQNDKKTLLEFNSKKDSDIYIESMHPKIGHDFLGRENFCSTHSKMAVLMHHEKVDGTGYPLKLKGNDINEIAKLVSVCNTFVNLISGKGNEPSKSVNEAVKQISQMSGYSFDDTIVKTLTMNVATYPSGTGVVLNTNESGLVLRQNLSMPLRPVVKVLLDKAGEPIAEPYEMDLLKESNILIKGNCEL
- a CDS encoding response regulator transcription factor — its product is MYRILIAENQPLVREGIKLILEQDSEIDVMGFASNGNDAFNIIKHNKVDLVLMDIVIDDCNGIEATEKIKKFDPSIKVLTLTSFCNEVDIIEIINAGADGCISKNMESLNLILAVKGTLSGLKIFHHDIYETLINNSIRLGYEINKSQKACLHKLTQNELDILKLIVEGKKNEDISEEICLSEGRVRNVITDLLLKFNVDNRTQLAVFAVKNKLI
- a CDS encoding heavy-metal-associated domain-containing protein — protein: MKANKFVISGLNDPKDIRNIEQTILHSHEGINAVRVDMEASTVTVDYDEGRYTEEDIKSFVSHTGLNVIKVK